The DNA window CACTTTCGGTTTGTGAATTAGTGACATTAAGTCTCGGTATGGCGGTGAGTTCCTTTTAAACAACGAGATTAGGAGTGGTAAATCTTTATTCTAAAAATTAACACCACTAAAGGGCGTTTTAAATGAGCGGTTATTACAggtggtcattgataaaccatAAAAAATGTGTGGATGGGTTGGATGAATATTAATGATGTGGAATATGATGTGGAGGagatagaaattaattaaatattaaaaaattgaatggttgggttgggttgagTGGTTATTGATAAACATGGTCTTAGGGCGCAAACAGAGAAGCCGCATCCCTTACATTTAATTTCCCCTATCTAAGCCATCTGATGGCCATATTTGGCCTTATTCAACTAATTCTCATTCTTTTGTTCTAGAACTCAACTTTAAAACTTTTTCTGGAACTTTTCTTCATCTTTTCTCCCACCAGATCCGATAGAGTCCATTTGAGTGCTTTCTGATTCTTCTTCAAAACCTCCAACAGTCTCTCTTCTTGTTCATCGGACAACTGGTTGTTCACTATAACCGGTAAAGTCTTCTCCTCTCCTAGATAAGCGTACTTCAATCTAGGAGGCAATGTCTTCAGCTCTTTCTTAGGTGGGCTCACCTCTTGAGGCAATGGGTTTTTCTCCATATCCTTCACAGCCAATTCCCTAAAGTCGGGTAACTTCTCCAGACTGCTCAGTTCCCCCAAGCTGTTCAGTTAGGCCAAACCACTTGATCCAGCCGACCCTGGCCTCTGACAAAATCCCATAATCGCCTCATTAATTTCTTCGTCCGTCAAGTCTTGTGTGATCAGCGCCTCGCACCACCCTGCGACCTCCTTTTCAATTGTGTCACTCAACTTAGAAGCCTAAAGTTGTTCTTGTAGAAGTTCAGTTTCAAGGAACTCCTAAACCAAATGGGTAATGACATCAAGAGAATGTAAATTTTCAATGTCTAAtggcttcttcatggcttcatcaaTATTGAACGTGAACTTTTCTCCATGATAGTCAAGGTAAATCATGCCGTCGCTGACATCAATTATAGTTTTAGTTGTCCTGAGAAATGGTCTTCCCAACAACACTCCACTCGATTCTCCAACCTCCGACTCATTGATACGGATTACGTGGAAATTCGCCGGATAAAGGAAGTTGTGCACCCTCACTATTACGTTCTCTAGAACTCCTTCTGGGTTTATGTACGATCTGTGTGCTAGCTGAATAACCACCTTCGTATCCACCAGTCTGACTGCAGTTAGTCTTTTGTACACCGAGAAGGGTAGTACATTAATGGAGGCTCCCAGGTCGCACATAACGTGTTCAATACTCACGTCCCCAATGACGATCGGCAGAGTGAACATCCCAGGGTCGGTTCGTTTTGAAGGAAGTCTCTTCTTCTGGATAACAGCGGACACACTTTCCCCAATCACTATTTTCCCGTCAACTTTCGTCTTCCCAGCTatgaaatcctttatgaatctccAGCTTTCCAATAATCTCCAGCTAAACGGTGGCAATTTCAATGCTTGTAAGAAAGGTAGATTGATCTCCAGCTTTCCAATAATCTCCATAAAATCGGTGGGTTCTTCTTTCTGCCTCTTGCGTTCTCCCCGATATGGGTAAGGTTTCGTTTGCTTGACCACATTGCTTGAACCTTCATTAGGGGCTTCACCCTCATGCCTTATTCATTCCTCGTTCAACTCTTCTGGCTCTTCATCAGGAGGCACTGAGTCAGCAAACTGAGGCAACGGCTTCCTCACCTCATCCAGGGGGAGCTTTGTTTCAGCCTTCCCCTGGGTCAACACTTCACTTTCTTCATCTGTCCTTCTCACTGGTTCGGTATAGTTTCTCCCTGATCTCAGAGTGATCTTATTGATATTAGCTTTGTCTAGCATCTTAACATTGGCGGGGAGGTGACCATTATGCACCTGTCTCTCATTCAATTTGGTAGCCATGTGGGAGATCTGTTTGGTGAGCATGTCCATAGCCGCCTTTTGCTCATGTTGTGCATCTTGCAACCTGTGCACCACGTCATTATTGGCCTGCATGTTCCCCTGGAGATGTTGTTGGGAATTTAACAAATCTCCTATTAGCTCATCAGTGCCCTTAGGTTGTTTGGCCGATGACTAGCTTGAGCTCGCTCCTGGCGAATTATTCGATGACGACCCTGACCCATGATGGAAATTACCATGTGGTCCTTGACTTCCTTGCGGTTGTGGCGGGGCGTTTGGATTCTGGTTTTGGTAACCTCTCTGATGCGGTGGAACATAGGAGACCATCTGATGGTTCTGATTTCGGTTTTGCCAGTGTGGCTGGATCTCTTGTCTCCTGTTTTTGTTCTAGCTATTCTGCCCTTCATGGTTGCGGTTTTGCCACTGGGGTTGCCCTTCCTGTTGTGTTGGATAACTGATAGCCGGCGGCTGTTGATAAGTAATCACTGGTGGCAGTGGCTGATTCTGGTTATgatctgtcacgaccacaacttcctagtcaaagaaagcgcagctatttcgcgactaacaaTACTAAACTGTCTCAACACCTCATCCTAATTactgaaattaaggaaatactGTCTAAAAGTCATCAAGATAGCAAGTTATTACATCAgagtgaaatgtgggacattgtctttactgagacaaagctaggtctatgcagcggaagagttccaagacaagtataacatgtatggagacatactacactagctacccttcttttattttatcttcagtcccaacacctcctctgcctcgatcgatcaacctgcacattaaggaaaacaatatgcagggctgagtacttgatatactcagtggcttatgccgaaaactgtttttcttttaattgtctgccaagctgagtgaacgcggggttttttctgaaaacaagtcccggtcactaaaatctgttatttctttctgaaatagactgcagtcttttaactttctgatgatataccatgtcaagctgtgtgaatcgggaatgtggccacattccacgatcactgggtcggccaacctggcgctagctcacgacccctagaccggccaaccttgcgctagctcacggtccgtaagtgtacactagtccgagtaggatttactgacctactgggacccgaattcgttttaaccatgaatggcaatcacaaaataaaacatggcatgacaactcattcaaaagttcacacttattctcatagagttctgtaaataaaaaggaaagaagcccacacataatgtaggatagaaaagcccacctcgtttgcttaacccTTTCAAACGGGTACTGCCTGACTTGAGaattactcgtcgagcgacgacgtcccttttcaaaaaataatgtacttaaattaggctttgagTAATC is part of the Salvia splendens isolate huo1 chromosome 6, SspV2, whole genome shotgun sequence genome and encodes:
- the LOC121809037 gene encoding uncharacterized protein LOC121809037 — translated: MEIIGKLEINLPFLQALKLPPFSWRLLESWRFIKDFIAGKTKVDGKIVIGESVSAVIQKKRLPSKRTDPGMFTLPIVIGDVSIEHVMCDLGASINVLPFSVYKRLTAVRLVDTKVVIQLAHRSYINPEGVLENVIVRVHNFLYPANFHVIRINESEVGESSGVLLGRPFLRTTKTIIDVSDGMIYLDYHGEKFTFNIDEAMKKPLDIENLHSLDVITHLASKLSDTIEKEVAGWCEALITQDLTDEEINEAIMGFCQRPGLEKLPDFRELAVKDMEKNPLPQEVSPPKKELKTLPPRLKYAYLGEEKTLPVIVNNQLSDEQEERLLEVLKKNQKALKWTLSDLVGEKMKKSSRKSFKVEF